A single genomic interval of Labrus mixtus chromosome 6, fLabMix1.1, whole genome shotgun sequence harbors:
- the LOC132975140 gene encoding mucin-12-like isoform X13, whose translation MTNVQTVAVINPADKRSDAQTQEAVVTSEILTQENQSPLSHSSRTCVGESGVQSALEEAFFAAVGAALPLATPTMPEVRESERREGESVRRDSVDAVVAAIAEGERAERAEKDCEGIEESVSSAGREKEEGPLHSLPRLALICSQGERSAKEGQAASEESRKMPQNSAETERKEGPRETRSDRSADSEISPTEEACFNTSPLGLLTAPDCQDHIAAGPEGGGGGGGGGGGEEVGEKGGRVKDYTALSQPGGSPCGVSSAETETCPPTDVAESQLKSQSCREPPVASISASICTEQDRFSHSCQEQQQRCSAISPLSTHPEQVSSDTDLTQNLILEEALSFLRPFTETERHRSQVFPSPRPLLSSQQILQASSDQQVRPRSSKTEEAAEVQPQTESNSDSSGVSVHACDSSRGRNLRVHFEDTVKKDSDPSADFRNMEFASLPPVTVHESLHYPVVEASYTFPGFLSLRKPDFITNAAPTKGEKAIRSSTEKEGCGHTQDAKKDLKKDRSESETEACKTQLSCPAMKNPDGNKECFDLPQTTSVAVPEGDRLIVEQVSAEVAKQFEEKKGGEKEGDNSHAQSEVRPQDSAKVEEKAGKQRLLTSSSVLPPETVTCKPLNDVTDELPVELLSSGLDPGSKPEMLNSASPQTKPCDPSFQPSTKSDQTPPSGQTNTSESKTHSADLTTDESATSEAAAASDESIPAIEQCASNPAFVPRPPGPMLSHLEFIRDGDVSPPPEQTDGGTKVSAEVKGDNDRKVAQDNVKEDMTCPKLEDTNYAALSNSAMNHGNIASSKEENVTPPIQPPGAVGGSDNVISLSHTKSDSSVGIKPVICESSIKDDVTVVSCPLAFSLRTNEEIKQNKEKQNVDYQTSTPAVRKEDEQLDEATENNQKETEDSSEMQTGNTTTQPSNEADKETVEERGDLQPSHKHKVEKAESPIKDTTKEGGEITSKSHTDASSLSPDRDRPAGSSHDTPKAKMQPGSETHKTPTLNLKYSPDRDSAQDLSGQSQSAADPNCFAQQQEQLASEHPTEELSGVCLEGKETTNGQVRLAQTPVVHVEEGDGSVRRSCQSGSRDELTGDDKERVMDLRKGGGDEGEAAAALDRVYVTSHLASDLNERGSAAEENDLELITSHSLVGETKQATDDNKGQTLGVAGSVTVSASEAELVSDLSGKGQQKSKQLSACQDHNENPKTSKNTAVSVESASHRREASPFRIPASSKVGADSSDIHAEVHTPSAKQADQKLQKDYSEKSHSGATEECDIQGAKCEPFELQSSVTQSSTEAETAIKGPDVEEITEEDKAALGRDKADSQGMDQSGIKVVNNEATQKEKGVQDEGSGFGSVKDSDLSESEQPQSSSDSIGLLKETENSNDLANQITVDTQSSISSKCLDDFASTSPAAKPHDEVVLPEPAQNSVVKPIAAASQSEVRPVEEVTSCISAVSVNKESPAAGPRAPQPETNWIRALKEAALDSQSKEEKTEKTARRFPSLESPQEFLTPSEEIDAPLRHEESPPPEKEIPPLRKPVDLPEPLNKTTEIPPLKKPVDLPEPLNKTTEIPPLRKPVDLPEPLNKTTEIPPLKKPVDLPEPLNKTTEIPPLKKPVDLPEPLNKTTEIPPLKKPVDLPEPLNKTTEIPPLKKPVDLPEPLKKTSELLEPRRSTQVELPKETEKVELSEQTKEEPKDCQEPKQSTEETLPVGTEPVELVEKVEFPEPTQSTTEEFPEDAESVELSGPIEKAEELSEQTQSTNTVELQQETNTVELQQETNTVELSEQIDKEEEPQEELQEPEREPVPSLEPAQETAESFEPTESTATLSEPIKNEEPEPIKSTAEHQEPGLTEEPEDKPAEIPPEEPNLEDPTEESAGTDILQDLAEALQDSGPPLVEQAEKGDRAAASAPPPTSESCILPAFPSHLHDITEFPTPPPTPPERLTFDSLPTPPASPTFPPPPPPDPASPPPAPASPPLPPADQGEDHLPASAPFNPPLRSSDSDGAFETPESTTPVKAASPTEPQTQHLPFDDIAGADFSFSDPASDLTSADRPCRSPSIVFDEDRPIAASGTYNIEVLASDTSTHTLTRSQSLQGGELDADADGSLIEGSTAGGFHLHSESFSVGTESAPGTLHRPKKVRPGSLKKKPFLRQNSNPESPRPASSGGTPEINRRAKPRTASPLQAQEEADGGSATPSPGGTLRKTRKSRVVTPPPLPEETGHTIPALPLCQEETPPPCSPPNREESPIPPATSYQWDPDNFDNIDPFKTGGSKIANSPVLGRKDPVCAAVSEPPESPAVSAVEPSPPSPPATADPEEQPILPKRQPVRLEFDYSEEGSEASHRASPPPPKKVGKKPGGKMPLRKPKLGLKKAAPAQSEQLDNNPPDSRNGNDEEIPVHKGSYNFEPDKWDDPNFNPFSPKKGVGNSPKLPRPSHSFNSDDFDDSIDPFKSTNKMADSPPKASASFDLSSSDFDNENENDNVAELGDQNQNKPAKKKKTPIKSKSRGVSSLCCLFNTFRVKRSPKKSPLSELCQDPPPADEPSSLHTQDDHATDEEKLASSTGHKWNLHDMEADLNSDQQDFPQPSDLTSFVNESSLPHRAPAQDYEIEYMEKIGSSSPPLSLKKPSLYLKLDSVSDSLTKNMHDHGSEPGSPCTGSFEEMEAQISAGMKMPVLSTRPGPEGSAGDKGRKRESESLSRTQSTERDEQSRLKKPSNRRWNINGSPLLKALFGGIVSLGQSSEQKLPPQSDITHRDLSSPVESAVSKNSLYTRTNSSSYIDGESPHLPGELDHSLGIAREEIVSKEKEVLEWQRKYEDSRQEVVEMRRIVSEYEKTIAQMIGEFKDDQKEKSLSHHTIQQLIMEKDQALSDLNSVEKSLADLFRRYEKMKDVLEGYRKNEEVLKKCAQEYLSRVRKEEQRYQALKIHAEEKLDRANSEIAQVRVKAKQEQAAYQASVRKEQMKVDSLERTLEQKNKEIEELTKICDELIAKMGRS comes from the exons ATGACAAATGTCCAAACAGTTGCAGTTATCAATCCTGCTGATAAGAGATcagatgcacaaacacaggagGCTGTAGTTACCTCAGAGATACTCACACAGGAGAATCAGAGCCCACTCTCCCACAGCAGCAGAACTTGTGTGGGAGAGAGCGGCGTGCAGAGTGCCCTTGAAGAGGCTTTTTTCGCGGCGGTTGGTGCTGCGTTGCCACTGGCAACACCCACGATGCCAGAAgtgagagaaagcgagagaagagagggagaaagcgTGAGGCGTGATTCAGTAGATGCTGTAGTGGCAGCAATCGCGGAGGGTGAGCGAGCAGAAAGAGCGGAGAAGGATTGTGAAGGGATAGAAGAATCTGTCAGCTCTGCAGGCcgagagaaagaagaaggacCCCTGCACAGCCTCCCTCGGCTCGCGTTAATCTGTTCACAGGGGGAGCGCTCAGCCAAGGAGGGACAGGCTGCATCTGAGGAAAGCAGAAAAATGCCACAAAACTCTGCAGAGacggagaggaaggaaggaccgAGGGAGACGAGGAGCGATCGCAGTGCAGACTCAGAGATCTCACCAACAGAAGAAGCCTGTTTCAATACTTCTCCCCTTGGGCTACTTACTGCTCCTGATTGTCAGGATCACATTGCTGCAGGAccggaggggggaggaggaggaggaggaggaggaggaggagaggaggtgggagagaaaggagggcGAGTTAAAGATTACACTGCTCTCAGCCAGCCAGGAGGCTCTCCTTGTGGGGTGTCATCGGCCGAGACTGAGACGTGTCCGCCCACCGATGTTGCCGAGTCACAGCTGAAATCACAGAGCTGCCGGGAGCCGCCGGTCGCTTCTATCTCTGCGAGCATCTGCACCGAGCAGGACCGTTTCTCTCACTCCTgccaggagcagcagcagcgttgCTCAGCGATTTCCCCTCTCTCCACTCATCCTGAACAAGTCTCCAGCGACACAGATCTCACACAGAATCTGATTTTGGAAGAAGCACTTTCTTTTTTACGACCCTTtacagagacggagagacacCGCAGCCAAGTTTTTCCTTCCCCTCGGCCTCTGTTGTCTTCACAACAAATCCTGCAAGCGAGCAGCGATCAACAGGTACGACCGAGAAGTAGCAAAACAGAAGAGGCGGCTGAAGTTCAACCCCAGACAGAGAGCAATAGTGACAGTTCTGGAGTAAGTGTGCACGCGTGTGACAGCAGCAGGGGACGCAACCTCAGAGTTCATTTTGAGGACACGGTGAAGAAAGACAGCGATCCCTCGGCGGATTTCAGAAACATGGAGTTCGCCTCTTTGCCTCCGGTGACCGTGCATGAGAGTTTGCACTATCCTGTCGTCGAAGCCAGCTACACTTTCCCAGGATTCCTCAGCCTGAGGAAACCGGATTTCATCACAAATGCAGCTCCTACCAAGGGTGAAAAAGCAATACGGAGCAGTACGGAGAAAGAGGGGTGTGGACACACTCAAGATGCCAAGAAGGACCTTAAAAAGGATCGGTCAGAGTCTGAGACCGAGGCCTGCAAAACACAGCTCTCATGTCCTGCCATGAAGAATCCGGATGGTAATAAAGAATGTTTTGACCTTCCACAAACGACGAGTGTTGCTGTACCCGAGGGCGATCGTCTGATAGTTGAGCAGGTGTCTGCAGAGGTGGCAAAGCAATTCGAAGAGAAGAAGGGAGGCGAGAAAGAGGGCGATAATTCACACGCTCAGTCTGAAGTCCGGCCTCAGGATTCTGCTAAAGTTGAAGAAAAAGCAGGTAAGCAGCGACTTCTGACCTCATCATCTGTGCTTCCACCTGAAACTGTTACCTGCAAGCCTTTAAATGATGTCACCGACGAGTTACCTGTTGAGCTACTCTCTTCTGGCCTTGACCCCGGTTCAAAACCTGAAATGTTGAACTCAGCCTCCCCTCAGACAAAGCCTTGTGACCCCAGTTTCCAGCCTTCCACAAAGTCAGATCAAACACCTCCCTCTGGACAAACGAACACCAGCGAATCCAAAACTCACTCCGCTGATCTCACAACGGATGAATCAGCGACTTCAGAAGCAGCAGCGGCCTCTGACGAGTCAATTCCCGCTATCGAGCAATGTGCCAGTAATCCTGCTTTTGTGCCGCGGCCTCCTGGCCCGATGTTGAGTCACTTGGAGTTCATTAGAGACGGtgatgtctctcctcctcctgagcaGACAGACGGCGGCACTAAAGTCTCTGCAGAAGTTAAAGGCGACAATGACAGGAAAGTGGCACAAGATAATGTTAAAGAAGATATGACTTGTCCTAAACTGGAGGATACAAATTATGCTGCGTTGTCGAATTCTGCAATGAATCATGGGAATATTGCATCttcaaaagaggaaaatgtgaCTCCTCCGATTCAGCCTCCTGGTGCAGTGGGCGGATCCGATAATGTAATTTCTCTATCACACACCAAGTCAGACTCCTCCGTTGGCATTAAACCTGTAATTTGTGAATCATCCATTAaggatgatgtcactgttgtcaGCTGCCCGCTCGCATTCAGCCTGCGTACAAACGAGGAAattaaacagaacaaagagaaacaaaacgtGGATTATCAGACTTCTACGCCTGCTGTAAGAAAGGAAGATGAACAGCTTGACGAGGCAACAGAGAACAATCAGAAGGAAACAGAAGACAGCAGTGAGatgcaaacaggaaacacaacaacacagccgaGTAATGAGGCTGATAAAGAGACTgtggaggaaagaggagacctGCAGCcatcacataaacacaaagtaGAAAAAGCTGAATCACCAATAAAGGATACAACAAAGGAGGGTGGAGAAATCACATCTAAAAGCCACACAGATGCATCTTCCTTATCtcctgacagagacagaccAGCAGGGTCATCTCATGACACACCAAAAGCTAAGATGCAGCCTGGTAGTGAGACTCACAAAACTCCAACATTGAACCTGAAATACAGCCCTGACAGGGATTCGGCACAAGATTTGAGCGGCCAATCGCAGTCTGCAGCAGATCCAAACTGCTTTGCTCAGCAACAGGAGCAACTGGCGTCAGAACATCCCACAGAGGAGCTGTCAGGTGTCTGTTTAGAGGGAAAGGAAACAACTAACGGTCAGGTCAGGCTGGCCCAGACGCCGGTGGTTCATGTGGAGGAAGGAGACGGCTCTGTCAGGCGGTCATGTCAGTCAGGAAGCAGGGATGAGCTGACAGGAGATGACAAGGAACGAGTGATGGATTTaaggaaaggtggaggagatgaaggGGAAGCTGCAGCAGCGCTCGACAGGGTTTATGTGACGTCTCACCTTGCCAGTGATTTAAATGAGAGAGGAAGTGCTGCTGAGGAAAATGACTTAGAGCTAATCACTTCTCACTCTCTTGTAGGAGAGACAAAACAGGCGACGGACGACAATAAAGGCCAGACTTTAGGGGTAGCCGGGTCGGTTACAGTTTCTGCGTCAGAAGCTGAGCTTGTGAGTGATCTGAGCGGTAAAGGTCagcaaaaaagcaaacaattaAGCGCCTGTCAGGACCATAATGAAAACCCCAAGACGTCAAAGAACACCGCTGTATCTGTCGAGTCTGCATCACACAGACGTGAGGCTTCACCTTTCCGAATTCCTGCTTCATCAAAGGTCGGCGCGGACAGTTCTGACATTCATGCAGAAGTTCATACTCCAAGTGCAAAGCAGGCCGACCAAAAGCTGCAAAAAGATTACAGTGAGAAAAGCCACAGCGGTGCAACCGAGGAGTGTGACATTCAGGGTGCAAAGTGTGAGCCTTTTGAGCTGCAAAGCTCagtcacacagagcagcacagaaGCAGAGACAGCCATAAAAGGCCCTGATGTAGAGGAGATCACAGAGGAGGATAAAGCAGCTTTGGGACGAGACAAAGCCGACAGCCAGGGGATGGATCAAAGTGGGATAAAAGTAGTAAACAATGAAgcaacacagaaagagaaaggtgTTCAGGATGAAGGCAGTGGCTTTGGGTCAGTTAAAGATTCAGACCTGAGTGAAAGTGAGCAGCCCCAAAGCAGCAGTGATAGCATTGGTCTTttgaaggaaacagaaaatagCAATGATTTAGCAAATCAAATAACTGTGGATACTCAATCTAGTATTTCATCAAAGTGCCTGGATGATTTTGCCTCAACATCTCCTGCAGCGAAGCCTCATGACGAGGTGGTATTGCCCGAGCCCGCCCAAAACAGTGTTGTAAAACCCATCGCTGCTGCTTCCCAATCTGAAGTAAGACCAGTGGAAGAAGTTACTTCCTGCATCTCTGCTGTGTCTGTGAATAAAGAGAGTCCTGCTGCTGGACCACGAGCCCCACAACCAGAGACAAACTGGATCAGAGCTCTAAAAGAAGCTGCACTCGATTCTCAgagtaaagaagagaaaacagagaagacgGCAAG ACGCTTCCCGTCTCTGGAGTCCCCTCAAGAGTTTCTCACTCCGAGTGAGGAGATAGACGCACCTCTGAGGCACGAGGAGAGCCCACCTCCGGAGAAAGAGATCCCCCCTTTGAGGAAGCCGGTGGATCTTCCTGAGCCTCTAAACAAGACCACAGAGATCCCCCCTTTGAAGAAGCCGGTGGATCTTCCTGAGCCTTTAAACAAGACCACAGAGATCCCCCCTTTGAGGAAGCCGGTGGATCTTCCTGAGCCTCTAAACAAGACCACAGAGATCCCCCCTTTGAAGAAGCCGGTGGATCTTCCTGAGCCTCTAAACAAGACCACAGAGATCCCCCCTTTGAAGAAGCCGGTGGATCTTCCTGAGCCTCTAAACAAGACCACAGAGATCCCCCCTTTGAAGAAGCCGGTGGATCTTCCTGAGCCTCTAAACAAGACCACAGAGATCCCCCCTTTGAAGAAGCCGGTGGATCTTCCTGAGCCTTTGAAAAAGACATCAGAGCTCCTAGAACCAAGACGGAGCACACAAGTAGAGCTCccgaaagaaacagagaaagtaGAGCTCTCTGAACAAACCAAGGAGGAACCAAAGGACTGCCAAGAACCAAAACAGAGCACAGAAGAAACTCTCCCAGTAGGAACAGAGCCAGTAGAGCTCGTCGAGAAAGTCGAGTTTCCAGAACCAACACAGAGCACAACAGAAGAGTTCCCAGAGGATGCAGAGTCGGTAGAGCTCTCAGGACCGATTGAGAAAGCAGAAGAGCtttcagaacaaacacagagcacaaaTACAGTAGAGCTCCAACAAGAAACAAATACAGTAGAGCTCCAACAAGAAACAAATACAGTAGAGCTCTCAGAACAAATCGACAAAGAGGAAGAGCCTCAAGAGGAGCTTCAGGAACCAGAAAGAGAGCCGGTACCTTCTCTAGAACCAGCGCAAGAAACAGCTGAGTCCTTCGAGCCAACAGAAAGCACAGCAACATTGTCAGAGccaataaaaaatgaagaaccAGAACCAATAAAGAGCACAGCAGAGCACCAAGAGCCGGGTCTGACAGAGGAGCCAGAGGACAAACCTGCGGAGATCCCACCTGAGGAGCCCAACTTGGAAGATCCAACCGAGGAGTCTGCAGGGACCGACATATTACAGGATCTCGCTGAGGCGCTACAGGACAGCGG GCCCCCCCTCGTTGAGCAGGCAGAGAAAGGTGACCGTGCCGCTGCCTCGGCCCCACCTCCGACCTCAGAATCCTGCATCCTGCCTGCCTTCCCGTCTCACCTTCACGACATCACAGAGTTCCCCACTCCTCCTCCCACACCCCCGGAGAGGCTCACCTTCGACTCTCTACCAACCCCACCTGCATCCCCcactttccctcctcctcctcctcctgatcctgcatctcctcctccagctcctgcatctcctcctctacctcctgcTGACCAGGGTGAGGACCACCTCCCTGCCTCTGCACCCTTCAACCCCCCTTTAAG GAGCTCAGACTCTGATGGAGCGTTTGAGACGCCTGAATCCACGACTCCAGTGAAGGCCGCTTCTCCCACAGAGCCGCAAACACAACATCTACCATTCGATGACATAG caggagcagacTTCTCGTTCTCTGATCCCGCCTCTGACTTGACCTCGGCCGACCGACCCTGCAGATCCCCGTCTATCGTCTTCGATGAGGACCGGCCCATTGCAGCGAGCGGGACTTACAACATTGAAGTTTTGGCTTCAGACACGTCGACTCACACTCTAACGCGTTCTCAGAGTCTCCAGGGAGGGGAGCTCGACGCCGATGCTGACGGCAGTCTGATCGAAGGATCGACGGCGGGAGGTTTTCATTTACATTCTGAGTCCTTCAGCGTGGGGACCGAGAGCGCACCCGGGACCCTCCACAGGCCGAAGAAAGTCCGCCCGGGGTCTTTGAAAAAGAAACCGTTCCTAAGACAGAACTCCAACCCGGAGAGTCCGAGGCCGGCGTCATCCGGCGGCACCCCGGAGATCAACAGGAGGGCAAAGCCGAGAACCGCCAGCCCCCTGCAGGCTCAGGAGGAGGCCGACGGAGGATCTGCGACCCCGAGTCCCGGAGGAACACTCAGAAAGACCAGGAAGAGCCGAGTggtgactcctccccctctccccgaGGAGACCGGTCACACAATCCCCGCCTTACCCTTGTGCCAGGAGGAGACTCCTCCGCCTTGTAGTCCACCGAACAGAGAGGAATCCCCCATCCCTCCGGCGACCTCCTACCAATGGGATCCAGATAACTTTGACAACATCGACCCTTTCAAAACTGGAGGAAGTAAAATAGCAAATTCCCCCGTCCTGGGCCGTAAAGACCCCGTGTGCGCCGCCGTTTCTGAACCTCCAGAAAGCCCCGCTGTCTCCGCTGTAGAGCCGAGTCCTCCGAGTCCTCCAGCGACCGCCGACCCCGAAGAGCAGCCCATCCTCCCCAAACGTCAGCCAGTAAGGCTGGAGTTTGACTACTCGGAGGAGGGCAGCGAGGCGTCCCACAGGGCCTCTCCTCCCCCGCCCAAGAAAGTGGGCAAGAAGCCGGGTGGCAAGATGCCTCTGAGGAAACCGAAGCTGGGTCTGAAGAAGGCCGCTCCGGCGCAGAGCGAGCAGCTGGACAACAACCCTCCAGACTCTCGCAACGGAAACGATGAAGAGATCCCCGTTCACAAAGGGTCGTACAACTTTGAACCCGACAAGTGGGACGATCCAAACTTCAACCCGTTCAGCCCGAAGAAAGGCGTCGGCAACTCGCCCAAACTCCCCAGGCCGTCTCATAGCTTCAACTCCGACGACTTCGACGACTCGATAGACCCGTTCAAATCCACCAACAAGATGGCCGACTCTCCTCCTAAGGCGTCCGCCTCGTTCGACCTGTCGTCCAGCGACTTTGACAACGAGAACGAGAATGACAATGTCGCAGAACTGGGCGACCAAAATCAGAACAAACcggccaagaagaagaaaactccCATCAAATC GAAGTCCAGGGGTGTGTCTTCTCTATGTTGTCTGTT tAACACTTTCAGAGTGAAGCGGTCGCCCAAGAAATCTCCGCTGTCTGAACTTTGTCAG GATCCTCCGCCTGCAGATGAGCCCTCCTCCCTCCACACGCAGGACGACCACGCCACCGACGAGGAGAAGCTGGCCTCTTCCACGGGTCACAAGTGGAACCTGCACGACATGGAGGCGGACCTGAACTCTGACCAGCAGGACTTCCCTCAGCCGAGCGACCTCACGTCCTTTGTGAACGAGAGCAGTCTTCCTCATCGGGCTCCAG cacAAGACTATGAAATCGAGTACATGGAGAAGATCGGCTCCTCCTCGCCT CCGCTGTCCCTGAAGAAGCCGTCTTTGTACCTGAAGCTGGACTCTGTGTCGGACAGCTTAACCAAGAACATGCACGATCATGGATCAGAGCCCGGCTCCCCCTGCACAGG GAGTTTTGAGGAGATGGAAGCCCAGATCTCGGCGGGTATGAAGATGCCGGTCCTGAGCACACGGCCCGGTCCCGAGGGCTCCGCCGGGGATAAGGGCAGGAAGCGAGAGAGCGAGTCGCTCAGCCGAACGCAGAGCACAGAGAGGGACGAGCAG TCTCGACTCAAGAAACCCAGCAATCGTCGGTGGAATATCAACGGTTCACCCTTACTCAAA